A single window of Coffea eugenioides isolate CCC68of chromosome 7, Ceug_1.0, whole genome shotgun sequence DNA harbors:
- the LOC113778440 gene encoding F-box protein CPR1-like, which translates to MSDVPQDILKEMLSRLPVKPLLRFRCISKQWKAIIDSPEFIRLHIAQSLETRSHHSVILRHSYLHSADFDSLNRTNRAIFEELNHPLKTPDYKTEILGSCNGLLCLMNTEEDIILWNPSTRRYRKLPLTETELPREGIYGFGYDCVSDDYKVVRIVQFYGVSSDTFDTKVKIYSLRSNSWKRIQDFPYYLCYRRVYGMLANGALHWLVTRNPESYTAFMIAAFDLATEEYRLVPQPVDSDKNFHMNVEVLGGCLCVLCNYYLDHVDVWVMKDYGVKESWTKLISIRQCDVSSGHFEVVRPIAYSKCGKRVLLEQDCKLLAWYDLEKKTTKRAMTRFSFDPWNLYFELDMCFESLVQLGSHFDLGKVDKKGQKPNREPKRSQAKAKQRARKRAT; encoded by the coding sequence atgtCCGACGTCCCACAGGATATCTTGAAGGAAATGCTTTCAAGGCTTCCAGTAAAGCCACTCTTGAGGTTTAGGTGCATATCGAAACAATGGAAGGCCATCATAGACAGTCCAGAATTCATCCGACTCCACATTGCTCAGTCCCTCGAAACAAGATCCCATCACAGCGTAATCCTCAGACATTCATACCTTCACTCTGCAGATTTTGATTCACTAAACAGAACCAACCGGGCTATTTTTGAAGAACTCAACCATCCATTGAAAACCCCTGATTACAAAACTGAGATCTTGGGTTCTTGCAATGGTTTGCTTTGTCTGATGAACACTGAAGAGGATATTATCTTGTGGAACCCATCAACAAGAAGGTATCGAAAATTGCCTCTTACTGAAACtgagcttccaagagaaggtatCTATGGATTTGGGTATGATTGTGTGAGTGATGATTATAAGGTGGTTAGGATTGTACAATTTTACGGGGTTAGTTCTGATACCTTTGATACTAAAGTTAAGATTTATAGCCTGAGATCAAATTCTTGGAAGAGAATACAAGATTTTCCCTATTATCTGTGTTATAGAAGGGTTTATGGGATGCTGGCTAATGGTGCATTGCATTGGCTTGTGACTAGAAATCCCGAGTCATATACTGCTTTCATGATTGCTGCTTTTGATCTTGCAACAGAGGAATATAGGTTGGTGCCACAGCCTGTTGATTCTGATAAGAATTTCCATATGAATGTTGAGGTATTGGGAGGATGCCTTTGTGTGCTTTGCAATTATTACTTGGATCATGTTGATGTTTGGGTGATGAAGGATTATGGGGTTAAGGAATCTTGGACGAAGTTGATTTCCATTAGGCAATGTGATGTATCCAGTGGGCATTTTGAAGTAGTGAGGCCAATTGCTTATTCTAAGTGTGGTAAGCGAGTGCTATTGGAGCAAGATTGTAAGCTCCTTGCATGGTATGATCTTGAAAAGAAAACAACTAAACGTGCAATGACAAGGTTTAGTTTTGACCCTTGGAATCTGTACTTTGAGCTGGATATGTGCTTCGAGAGTCTTGTTCAGCTTGGCAGTCATTTTGATTTGGGGAAAGTGGACAAGAAAGGGCAAAAGCCAAACAGAGAGCCAAAAAGGAGCCAAGCAAAAGCCAAACAGAGAGCCAGAAAAAGAGCAACATGA